In Embleya scabrispora, the DNA window CCTGGTACTCCTGGTGCTCGGCCTGGCGGTCGCGGTCAACCGGTTCCGCGCGCTGGTGATGACCGGCGTCGGGCTGTTCCTCACCAGCGGCCTGCTGTTGATCCTGGTCAACGCCGCGAGCGGTCCGGTCGCCGACGAGCTGGCCGCCCGCAACACGCTGAACCGGGACGGCATCGAGGCCGTCTACGGGGTGTTCACCGACTCGCTGGACACGATGTCCTGGTCGGTGTTGGCGGCCTCGCTCGTGATGATCGTGGTGGGCGCCGTCGGGCTGGGCATGCGCGGTCGGCGGCGCTGACCGGTCCGCGCGGGTCCGCCGACCGATCCGCGTCGACGAGCGAGGGCGGGACCGGGGCGATCCCCGGTCCCGCCCTCGCGGCGTTCCCGGCTCAGGCCAGGTTGCGCGTGGAGCCCTCGTCCTCGTCCTGTTCGATGTGGATGTCGTCCACGGAGATGTCCACCTCGACCACCTCCAGGCCGGTCATCCGCTCGATCGACTCGATCACGTGGTCGCGCACAGCCGCGGCGACCTCGGCGATCGGCGCGCCGTATTCGACGACCAGGCTCAGGTCGACCGCGCACTGCTTCTCGCCGACCTCGACGCTGACTCCGCGCGCGACGTCGGGACGACCGCCCGGGACCGCCTTGCGCATCGCGGCGAACGCCCGGGAGACCCCGCTGCCCAGCGCGTACACCCCCGGGATCTCGCGCGCCGCGAGGCCGGCGACCTTGGCCACCACGCCGTCCGCGATCGAGGTGCGGCCGCGGTCGGTGGCCAGCGCGGTCACCTCCGTCATGTGCGAGGCGCTGGACCCTCCGGTCGACGAGCGCTCGACGCGCTCCGGGCTCGTGCCGCTCCTGGTCGCCGGGCGGGTGGGTACGTCGTCTGCCATGACTGGACCTCGTCTTTCGCCGCGTTCGTGAAGGTGGGGCTCCCCTCACACAGGTGTGACCCCTTCCCGGTCGGTTCCTCACGCAATCCGGGCGAATTA includes these proteins:
- a CDS encoding Asp23/Gls24 family envelope stress response protein, whose product is MADDVPTRPATRSGTSPERVERSSTGGSSASHMTEVTALATDRGRTSIADGVVAKVAGLAAREIPGVYALGSGVSRAFAAMRKAVPGGRPDVARGVSVEVGEKQCAVDLSLVVEYGAPIAEVAAAVRDHVIESIERMTGLEVVEVDISVDDIHIEQDEDEGSTRNLA